A single genomic interval of Takifugu flavidus isolate HTHZ2018 chromosome 19, ASM371156v2, whole genome shotgun sequence harbors:
- the LOC130516188 gene encoding protein yippee-like 5, which translates to MGRIFLDHIGGARLFSCANCDTILTNRAELISTRFTGATGRAFLFNKVVNLQHSEVQDRVMLTGRHMVRDVSCKNCNSKLGWMYEFATEESQRYKEGRVILERALVRESEGFEHVPSDDS; encoded by the exons ATGGGGAGGATCTTCTTGGATCACATCGGCGGAGCTCGCCTCTTCTCTTGCGCCAATTGTGACACCATTCTGACCAACCGAGCTGAGCTCATCTCAACGCGGTTCACTGGAGCCACAGGCCGAGCTTTCCTGTTCAACAAG GTTGTGAATCTGCAGCACAGTGAGGTGCAAGACAGAGTGATGCTGACGGGGAGACACATGGTGCGGGACGTCAGCTGCAAGAACTGCAACAGCAAACTGGGCTGGATGTACGAGTTTGCTACAGAGGAAAGTCAGCGTTACAAGGAGGGCCGTGTCATCTTGGAGAGAGCGCTGGTGAGGGAGAGCGAAGGCTTTGAGCATGTTCCCTCTGACGACTCATGA